Within Rhododendron vialii isolate Sample 1 chromosome 12a, ASM3025357v1, the genomic segment GAAAATTGGAGCGGTTGGGAAAGGAGCAGATAAACTTCAGTTTTAATGAATTTTATTCCATGTTGATGCAATATAAGCTTACCTTTGATACTTCATAGTGAAGTTCCCCAGTGTCAAGGAAGAATCAGAGAACAGTTCTCGTTTGCAGTTTTCAGATTCAGTTTCAGCGAACACTTTCAGAAACTTATTTTGTTGATGGTGTTTGGAACTTTTTATCCgggatttttttgggaaaagaTGCCATTTCTGAGAGAACATCTATTTTCTTTCCTGATGTCAAAAACTGGTCCGCTTACAATGATTAAGGTATGAAAGCAATGAGTGTTTTGTGTTAAAAACAGTCTCAAAGAAAATGAGGATGACTGGTTCTGAAAAacattcagttttttttccatatttatGTCATTAACAGCAACGCaaattatttataaaattaCAGTTTGCTGATATGTTGGGATGCTTCTTCAGGGGAAGATCTGCATCAAATGTAAGTCAGAGTGTGAGTGTCCTTGATCTCTCTAGCAAGGAAAAGTCAGGCAAGCCTCCAAGAAGGCTCTCAATTCCAGCCAAGTCAACTGTTAGCCCTGTTCCAAAAACTGTGGGCGATATTACGCCAATCTTGGAGGCTAGCGCAAGAAGTTCTGTTCGTATTTGTGGGAAAAATGGCACACCGGTTTCTGATGTTCCAAAGTCATCCAACAGAAAGAAGTTCAGTATTCTGTTATCAGCATCGTATTGGCTATCACAGATTAAGCTCTCAGAATGCGCTGCTAAGCACACTATTTCACTTGGTTTCTTCAAACTGGCTTTAGAGGCTGGATGTGAGGTATGACAAATCATATTTATCCTTAATTATTTGCAGAAAATACCATATAGCTGAGATGAATATTTTTGCCTCGAGGTTTAGAAGAATAATTTTTCATATAATGTACCTGTTGGACGCGTACAGGTTTGCAATCCAAACAGTTTACTCCTGTTCTCATGTTACGGGAATActtaaaattactaaaaaatcTGGATCATTTTGCAGACCACTGTTTGCTGAGATTGGCTTTTGTTGCATATAATGTAGTGCTTTTTCCGACAAGgttaaacaaataaacaatataGATATAGTGTTTGTTATTCATGACTTCATTGCAAACCAGAGTTTTTGTCTGATTGACCATTCATTGTCTGAGACTAGGACATTGGAAACAGTTTTATTCATCAATTACACATTCTATTTTCCATGAAATTATTGGGATGTGCCTGACCTGTAACTTGCAATGAAGTGAGTTCGACAAGAGAAAAACAAGTTGGAAAAAATAACTTGACTTGGAGTCTtggacaaagaaaaagaagtgacTTAATGGTAAAAATTAGCTTACACCCTTTGAAGTAGCGTATGTCCTTTGGAGGGATGCTAGTCCTTTTGATTGTGCAGCTGCTGCAGCATTTAGATGAAACTACTGTTGCTTGTTTGGCAACAGCGACTACATTCACACTTGAAATTGGTGGTGATGATCTATGAATGTTCATTTCTCGTGCCGTTAGAGTGTTGatattgacttttttttcttccttctttcttttttccatctTTTAGTCTATTCAAAGAATGAGGGATGAGCTAAAATCCTATGCACAGCGACATAACTTAGCTGAGCTTGGAGAACCTgtgaaagaattgtttgaaagCTACGGTATTTCAGAAAAATCTGAGCAGTTGCAAGTCTCTGAAATCTGTTCCCAAGCACCTGAAGAGGGAACACGGTCATCTGATGATGACGTACACAGCTCTTCTTCTGGAACCAGAACTGGGAAACTGAAACCAAAGTCTTCGAGTACTACTAATAATGCTACGCAAGTTTCCCCAGCCAAAGAATCGGCCAAGAATACTCGAATAGATAAACCAGGAACGAGGACCAGAGGATCATGGAATAGGAATTCTGCGGATGCAAAATCTGGTTTGATAACTGCAGGGCGTAAcgcatctaagaaatcccagaAGCCTACTAAACAAGAATCTAATGATAAGATTAAGAGGCAAGGAGAGCAAGCAGCTAGTGAACAAGGTAATCCCTTAAGTGTGTATGTAGCTAATTTCATAGCACATTTTTGCATATGCAGTGTCGTAAATTGATGGGTTTATCTTTTGTAGATTCAGCCAACCCTTGTCAAGCAAACGAAGCACTCcaagaaaacaaggaaaatatGGTAAAGTCTAATTTCTGAGATAGTTATGGAATTATACCGTGAGCATCTTCTGCAAGATTGTGTCAATTGATcagagcaattttttttttctctctggtCAACCAAAGGTTTTAAGCTTCTTcgattttttgaacaaaaaccTGGCTTGTTAAATTGTTCTTATTTGGGTGACTAAGATATGTGTTTGGTAGAGGATTTAGTCTTTTGTAATTGATTCTCAACACAACCCCAAGTACGTTTCTATAGCGGTGCAGAAGATGCCCCtaacaaaacaaatactaacCTAACTAGCTGTCACAAACATGTAAATTTTAACTTACTTTGGTCTCTGTATAGTTATATGATATAATTAAACCCGTTTATATATTTCCCTTCATAGTTATCATTTGTACTTTTTATTGTTGTAGAATGCTCCTCAGGTGGAAGAGATCAGTTTGACTGAAGTCTAGACTGAATCCTGCGCCAAGCATGCTGAACTATCCAATTCTCATGTTCTTATTCGATTGTTTTCGATGTTCTTTGTGAAGGTTTTTAGTTTTTCGGGTATAGATAGGACTATTTTGAAATGCTTCTGTGTGTTTTCCCATGTGTTTGCTAATTGTATTGAAATTGTTTTCGCCTGATTCGGGAATTATTCCGGGCTTGATTTTTGTGCATAAGGTATGATATGGTTTTTATCTTTTGGTTGTATTATGATGCCGTCTTGGTCCTGAAAGAGAGTTTTCATTTGAGCTGTTTATATTTCCTGTCAAAATTTCCTGTTTGGTTATTGTGGTCTACAGGAATGCTATCAGTTGTGAGAGATAAGAAGTTCTAAC encodes:
- the LOC131310874 gene encoding uncharacterized protein LOC131310874 isoform X1, encoding MEDSAIDQSSAPAIAGRSSSKLRYPLRSAAKPKDEKPPPPAELSNSSVPRRGRSASNVSQSVSVLDLSSKEKSGKPPRRLSIPAKSTVSPVPKTVGDITPILEASARSSVRICGKNGTPVSDVPKSSNRKKFSILLSASYWLSQIKLSECAAKHTISLGFFKLALEAGCESIQRMRDELKSYAQRHNLAELGEPVKELFESYGISEKSEQLQVSEICSQAPEEGTRSSDDDVHSSSSGTRTGKLKPKSSSTTNNATQVSPAKESAKNTRIDKPGTRTRGSWNRNSADAKSGLITAGRNASKKSQKPTKQESNDKIKRQGEQAASEQDSANPCQANEALQENKENMNAPQVEEISLTEV
- the LOC131310874 gene encoding uncharacterized protein LOC131310874 isoform X2, which gives rise to MEDSAIDQSSAPAIAGRSSSKLRYPLRSAAKPKDEKPPPPAELSNSSVPRRGRSASNVSQSVSVLDLSSKEKSGKPPRRLSIPAKSTVSPVPKTVGDITPILEASARSSVRICGKNGTPVSDVPKSSNRKKFSILLSASYWLSQIKLSECAAKHTISLGFFKLALEAGCESIQRMRDELKSYAQRHNLAELGEPVKELFESYGISEKSEQLQVSEICSQAPEEGTRSSDDDVHSSSSGTRTGKLKPKSSSTTNNATQVSPAKESAKNTRIDKPGTRTRGSWNRNSADAKSGLITAGRNASKKSQKPTKQESNDKIKRQGEQAASEQANPCQANEALQENKENMNAPQVEEISLTEV